A genomic window from Labrus bergylta chromosome 7, fLabBer1.1, whole genome shotgun sequence includes:
- the si:ch73-62b13.1 gene encoding carbohydrate sulfotransferase 1-like isoform X2, with protein MREGCRAGWRGRMECSWKTVLLLVCASLGVQYTAIRTLRDSLSGPCEGAYRCSSRHHRDSRWRSLCDDGWMQELPRKHILLFSTTRSGSSFTGQLLNQHPEVFYVFEPLFHVQQAFTNSSSRLRRSLDRRALLGAYRDLLLNLYTCDLHFMENYIRPEPQDHVTNSFFRRSSSHALCSPPVCLEGGDGAVSDLPDETWCPKKCGTLNLTLASLSCLSRGNIAIKTVRVPEVGDLRTLTEDPRLDLKIIHLVRDPRAILASRMMAFSDQFRAWKIWNATGRQPRYVDLSQITSTCKDMSASAETGLQRPPWLHGRYMLVRYEDLAFNPKNKAAEIYRFVGLEMEDRVSLWISKNTNSNVSAPSEWNYRYSTTRDSRAAAESWRLRLSFDIVRTVQRLCNDTLALLGYKPVQSSAQLRNLSHSLIQHMSFETVT; from the exons ATG CGTGAAGGATGTAGAGCCGGATGGAGGGGCAGGATGGAGTGCTCCTGGAAGACGGTGCTGCTTCTGGTGTGTGCGTCTCTGGGGGTGCAGTACACCGCCATCCGCACCCTGAGGGACTCTCTGTCTGGACCCTGTGAGGGAGCGTACCGCTGCTCCTCCAGACACCACAGAG ACTCCAGATGGAGATCATTGTGTGATGACGGTTGGATGCAGGAGTTGCCTCGGAAACACATCCTGCTGTTTTCCACAACCCGCAGCGGCTCGTCCTTCACGGGGCAGCTCCTCAACCAGCACCCGGAGGTGTTCTATGTGTTTGAGCCTCTCTTCCACGTGCAGCAGGCCTTCACCAACTCCAGCAGCCGCCTGCGCCGCTCGCTGGACCGCCGGGCCCTCCTAGGAGCGTACAGGGACCTCCTCCTCAACCTCTACACCTGCGATCTTCACTTCATGGAGAACTACATCCGGCCAGAGCCGCAGGACCACGTCACCAACTCCTTCTTCCGTCGGAGCTCCAGCCACGCCCTCTGTTCCCCTCCAGTGTGCTTGGAGGGAGGCGACGGAGCAGTCTCTGATCTGCCCGATGAAACCTGGTGTCCTAAGAAGTGCGGCACTCTGAACCTCACTTTAGCGTCCTTGTCATGTCTGTCAAGGGGAAACATCGCCATAAAGACCGTGCGCGTCCCTGAGGTTGGCGACCTGCGCACTCTGACGGAAGACCCTCGTCTTGACCTGAAGATCATCCACCTGGTAAGAGACCCCAGAGCCATCCTCGCCTCTCGCATGATGGCGTTTTCAGATCAGTTCCGTGCTTGGAAAATATGGAACGCAACAGGACGGCAGCCACGTTATGTGGACCTGTCACAGATCACCAGCACCTGTAAGGACATGTCAGCCTCTGCAGAGACGGGCCTGCAGAGACCGCCATGGCTGCATGGACGCTACATGCTGGTGCGGTACGAGGACCTTGCGTTTAACCCGAAGAACAAGGCGGCTGAGATCTACAGGTTTGTGGGGCTGGAGATGGAGGACAGAGTGAGTTTGTGGATTTCAAAGAACACCAACAGTAATGTGTCGGCTCCCTCCGAGTGGAACTACAGATACTCCACCACCAGAGACTCCAGAGCCGCCGCAGAGAGCTGGAGGCTTCGACTCAGCTTCGACATCGTGAGGACGGTGCAGCGACTGTGCAACGACACGCTGGCTCTGCTCGGATACAAACCGGTTCAGTCTTCAGCTCAACTCAGAAACCTGTCACACAGTTTAATCCAACACATGAGCTTTGAGACGGTCACATAA
- the si:ch73-62b13.1 gene encoding carbohydrate sulfotransferase 1-like isoform X1, producing the protein MECSWKTVLLLVCASLGVQYTAIRTLRDSLSGPCEGAYRCSSRHHRDSRWRSLCDDGWMQELPRKHILLFSTTRSGSSFTGQLLNQHPEVFYVFEPLFHVQQAFTNSSSRLRRSLDRRALLGAYRDLLLNLYTCDLHFMENYIRPEPQDHVTNSFFRRSSSHALCSPPVCLEGGDGAVSDLPDETWCPKKCGTLNLTLASLSCLSRGNIAIKTVRVPEVGDLRTLTEDPRLDLKIIHLVRDPRAILASRMMAFSDQFRAWKIWNATGRQPRYVDLSQITSTCKDMSASAETGLQRPPWLHGRYMLVRYEDLAFNPKNKAAEIYRFVGLEMEDRVSLWISKNTNSNVSAPSEWNYRYSTTRDSRAAAESWRLRLSFDIVRTVQRLCNDTLALLGYKPVQSSAQLRNLSHSLIQHMSFETVT; encoded by the exons ATGGAGTGCTCCTGGAAGACGGTGCTGCTTCTGGTGTGTGCGTCTCTGGGGGTGCAGTACACCGCCATCCGCACCCTGAGGGACTCTCTGTCTGGACCCTGTGAGGGAGCGTACCGCTGCTCCTCCAGACACCACAGAG ACTCCAGATGGAGATCATTGTGTGATGACGGTTGGATGCAGGAGTTGCCTCGGAAACACATCCTGCTGTTTTCCACAACCCGCAGCGGCTCGTCCTTCACGGGGCAGCTCCTCAACCAGCACCCGGAGGTGTTCTATGTGTTTGAGCCTCTCTTCCACGTGCAGCAGGCCTTCACCAACTCCAGCAGCCGCCTGCGCCGCTCGCTGGACCGCCGGGCCCTCCTAGGAGCGTACAGGGACCTCCTCCTCAACCTCTACACCTGCGATCTTCACTTCATGGAGAACTACATCCGGCCAGAGCCGCAGGACCACGTCACCAACTCCTTCTTCCGTCGGAGCTCCAGCCACGCCCTCTGTTCCCCTCCAGTGTGCTTGGAGGGAGGCGACGGAGCAGTCTCTGATCTGCCCGATGAAACCTGGTGTCCTAAGAAGTGCGGCACTCTGAACCTCACTTTAGCGTCCTTGTCATGTCTGTCAAGGGGAAACATCGCCATAAAGACCGTGCGCGTCCCTGAGGTTGGCGACCTGCGCACTCTGACGGAAGACCCTCGTCTTGACCTGAAGATCATCCACCTGGTAAGAGACCCCAGAGCCATCCTCGCCTCTCGCATGATGGCGTTTTCAGATCAGTTCCGTGCTTGGAAAATATGGAACGCAACAGGACGGCAGCCACGTTATGTGGACCTGTCACAGATCACCAGCACCTGTAAGGACATGTCAGCCTCTGCAGAGACGGGCCTGCAGAGACCGCCATGGCTGCATGGACGCTACATGCTGGTGCGGTACGAGGACCTTGCGTTTAACCCGAAGAACAAGGCGGCTGAGATCTACAGGTTTGTGGGGCTGGAGATGGAGGACAGAGTGAGTTTGTGGATTTCAAAGAACACCAACAGTAATGTGTCGGCTCCCTCCGAGTGGAACTACAGATACTCCACCACCAGAGACTCCAGAGCCGCCGCAGAGAGCTGGAGGCTTCGACTCAGCTTCGACATCGTGAGGACGGTGCAGCGACTGTGCAACGACACGCTGGCTCTGCTCGGATACAAACCGGTTCAGTCTTCAGCTCAACTCAGAAACCTGTCACACAGTTTAATCCAACACATGAGCTTTGAGACGGTCACATAA